The following proteins are co-located in the Phragmites australis chromosome 10, lpPhrAust1.1, whole genome shotgun sequence genome:
- the LOC133883742 gene encoding uncharacterized protein LOC133883742, with the protein MEETASATATAEPVAEEKATSYRYWVREATGDAAPLPAPRKLDAADLAANPVPTSLGSVWNQAGTWEEKNLNSWAHSRIKDLLGSLDPLEFSTGKASVYEVSRCSGDAFLVTVRNKKRVGYTYELSLKFKGEWLIKEENKKVKGHLEIPEFSFGELEDLEVNIRFSDDKDLSPDHKAQIRKDLKSFLSPIQEKLHVFENELKDR; encoded by the exons ATGGAGGAGACCGCGagcgcgacggcgacggcggagcCTGTAGCGGAGGAGAAGGCGACGTCGTACAGGTACTGGGTGCGAGAGGCGACGGGCGACGCCGCGCCGCTGCCCGCGCCCCGCAAGCTCGACGCGGCCGACCTCGCCGCCAACCCCGTGCCCACCTCCCTCGGCTCCGTCTGGAACCAG GCTGGAACCTGGGAGGAAAAGAACCTCAATTCATGGGCCCATAGTAGGATAAAG GATTTGCTGGGGTCCTTAGATCCTTTGGAATTCTCTACTGGGAAGGCATCTGTTTATGAAGTATCCAGATGCTCAGGTGAT GCATTTTTAGTCACAGTCCGCAATAAGAAGAGAGTAGGCTATACTTATGAACTGAGCTTGAAATTTAAAG GTGAATGGTTAATTaaggaagaaaacaagaaggTTAAAGGTCATCTGGAAATTCCTGAATTTTCATTTGGCGAGCTTGAAGACTTGGAG GTAAACATAAGGTTCAGTGATGACAAGGATCTCTCGCCTGACCACAAAGCACAAATTCGCAAGGATTTGAAGTCCTTCCTTTCACCTATCCAGGAGAAACTGCATGTGTTTGAAAATGAGCTGAAAGATCGATAG